One Trichoderma asperellum chromosome 5, complete sequence genomic region harbors:
- a CDS encoding uncharacterized protein (EggNog:ENOG41), whose product MAASGTMCRKWTSSLIAQFIIVLPAQLSPPFYSQETYDEYESSPGRYRGFCKRCGTSLVWRSADDGSTVDVFLGTVDERWLVHEDGGKVGQALGRPNGTQFWMENAIPGVTDLMKGGKEFLREGEDGWERKKELN is encoded by the exons ATGGCCGCCTCAG GCACAATGTGTCGCAAATGGACATCGTCCCTCATTGCCCAATTCATCATCGTTTTGCCAGCGCAGTTGAGCCCGCCATTTTATAGCCAGGAAACATATGATGAGTACGAATCATCGCCTGGACGGTATAGAGGATTTTGCAAGCGATGTGGAACCTCGTTAGTTTGGCGGTCAGCAGACGATGGCAGCACAGTCGATGTGTTTCTGGGGACTGTCGATGAAAGATGGCTTGTGCATGAGGATGGTGGCAAGGTTGGACAGGCTTTGGGGAGACCCAATGGAACGCAATTTTGGATGGAGAATGCGATCCCGGGAGTGACTGATCTCAtgaaggggggaaaagagtTTCTTAgagaaggtgaagatgggtgggagagaaagaaggagtTGAACTAG
- a CDS encoding uncharacterized protein (EggNog:ENOG41~MEROPS:MER0080922~SECRETED:SignalP(1-17)): MRSTLYALAAWPLAAQALEFLDDNKNVEEGGIMRYSITASKGARSKHLHRRQDSAELQSQETGYFYSIELEIGTPPQAVSVNFDTGSSELWVNPECSKATDPAFCESFGRYNASKTFYNTKANGGIKYGTGYVDFVYGYDYVQLGSSRISQQLFGVATDSEFASIGILGAGPSLSGWTNSYPLVIDNLAKQGFINSRAFSLDIRGLDSDRGSVIYGGIDTKKFSGPLVKRPIIPAASSPDGYTRYWIYMDGMTVTKEDGSDVEIFNKPNGQPVLLDSGYTVSTLPGSLFNKILAAFPSAHIEASSGDYLVPCDIIDTPGSVNFKFGDAVVSVDYKDFIWQQPDLGICKLGVSQDDDFPVLGDTFLRAAYVVFDWDNQNIHVAKNEDCGTHLIPIGKGADSVPSGLKGDCAAAGQTTTSAVPTLSTTSAANTSVHVSTSAAATTTSEAITTTAPATSGYKPTTSSHRFANGTVTYSVPHGSTTVISEISSAAATQHDTTTAPAYATTAAPTYTSTFTTTNVYTITSCPPSVTNCPVGHVTTEVVTAYTTWCPVEGSSPTAFPSVPPAPEITATFTLPNTYTCSQGKDTCSNPQTAPHVIVVTPIVTQTAPVAIPSCATCAAAAVPTPSGIASTPILTNAASSATAPVVTSPAQSAYYPPPPQHAVSSPAVVSPVVTPGSGPLPTGGLTTVVAPSGAAPSQPAQSGLPPVPAGAAGFRAPAMVALIAGAVAAVLL; encoded by the exons ATGCGTTCCACTCTTTATGCGCTCGCGGCATGGCCGCTTGCGGCTCAAGCCCTCGAATTCCTCGACGACAACAAGAACGTCGAGGAGGGCGGCATTATGCGATATTCCATTACTGCTTCCAAAGGTGCCCGTTCTAAGCACCTGCACAGGCGCCAGGATAGCGCCGAATTGCAATCCCAGGAGACTGGTTACTTTTACAGCATTGAACTCGAAATCGGTACCCCACCGCAGGCAGTGAGCGTCAATTTCGATACAGGCTCTTCCGAGCTATGGGTCAACCCCGAGTGCAGCAAGGCTACCGATCCAGCCTTTTGCGAGAGCTTTGGCCGATATAACGCATCCAAGACTTTTTACAACACCAAGGCCAATGGAGGTATTAAGTACGGCACTGGCTATGTTGATTTCGTCTACGGCTACGACTATGTCCAGCTGGGCT CATCCAGAATCAGCCAGCAGCTCTTCGGTGTTGCAACTGACAGTGAATTTGCCTCTATTGGTATCCTCGGTGCCGGTCCTAGCTTGAGTGGCTGGACCAATTCTTACCCTCTAGTCATCGACAACTTGGCTAAGCAGGgcttcatcaacagcagAGCTTTCAGTCTTGATATCCGAGGCCTTGACAGCGACCGAGGCTCCGTTATCTACGGTGGCATCGACACCAAGAAGTTTTCCGGCCCCCTGGTGAAGCGACCCATCATTCCCGCCGCCTCGTCTCCGGATGGCTATACTCGTTACTGGATCTACATGGATGGTATGACCGTTACCAAAGAGGATGGATCTGATGTTGAAATCTTCAACAAGCCCAACGGCCAGCCGGTGCTTCTCGACAGTGGCTACACTGTCAGCACCCTTCCTGgctctctcttcaacaaGATCCTCGCAGCTTTCCCTTCGGCTCACATCGAGGCTAGCTCTGGCGACTACTTGGTACCCTGCGATATCATTGACACCCCCGGATCAGTCAACTTCAAGTTTGGCGATGCCGTTGTCAGTGTTGACTACAAGGATTTCATCTGGCAGCAGCCTGACCTGGGCATCTGCAAGCTTGGCGTTTCTCAGGATGACGACTTCCCCGTTCTCGGCGATACTTTCTTGAGGGCTGCTTATGTCGTCTTTGACTGGGATAACCAAAACATCCACGTCGCCAAAAACGAGGACTGCGGTACACACCTGATTCCTATCGGCAAGGGTGCTGACTCCGTCCCATCTGGTCTCAAGGGCgattgtgctgctgctggccaaaCCACTACCTCCGCCGTGCCAACTCTCTCCACCACCTCCGCTGCCAACACCTCTGTGCACGTCTCCACgtctgcagcagccaccacCACGTCTGaggccatcaccaccactgcaCCGGCTACCAGCGGATATAAGCCCACGACCTCCTCTCACCGATTTGCCAACGGCACTGTTACCTACAGCGTCCCGCATGGCAGCACCACCGTTATCTCTGAGATCAGCTCGGCTGCTGCCACCCAACACGACACCACCACCGCGCCTGCATACGCTACCACTGCCGCTCCAACTTACACTTCGACTTTCACCACGACAAACGTGTATACCATCACTTCTTGCCCACCCAGCGTCACCAACTGCCCTGTTGGCCACGTCACGACCGAGGTTGTTACTGCCTACACGACTTGGTGCCCGGTTGAGGGTTCCAGTCCTACTGCTTTCCCCAGCGTGCCACCGGCTCCCGAGATCACTGCCACCTTCACGCTGCCCAACACCTACACTTGCAGCCAGGGCAAGGACACTTGCTCCAACCCTCAGACGGCGCCTCATGTCATTGTTGTCACCCCCATCGTCACCCAGACGGCCCCCGTTGCGATCCCCTCATGCGCCacctgtgctgctgctgcggtccCCACCCCCTCCGGCATTGCTTCGACTCCCATCTTGACCAACGCAGCTTCATCGGCCACAGCCCCTGTCGTCACCAGCCCGGCTCAATCCGCCTACtacccgccgccgccccagCACGCTGTTTCTTCTCCGGCTGTCGTTTCTCCAGTCGTCACACCGGGCTCTGGCCCCCTCCCTACCGGTGGCTTGACAACTGTCGTCGCCCCTAGCGGCGCTGCTCCTTCTCAGCCTGCCCAATCCGGTCTGCCTCCCGTTCCGGCTGGAGCCGCTGGATTCCGCGCCCCTGCCATGGTTGCCCTGATCGCCGGCGCCGTCGCTGCTGTTTTGTTGTAA
- a CDS encoding uncharacterized protein (EggNog:ENOG41~SECRETED:SignalP(1-33)) yields the protein MPFPNAITGGCLCGSIRYSISASSEGPWPPQSSACQCTMCRKWTSSLIAQFIIVLPAQLSPPFYSQETYDEYESSPGRYRGFCKRCGTSLVWRSADDGSTVDVFLGTVDERWLVHEDGGKVGQALGRPNGTQFWMENAIPGVTDLMKGGKEFLREGEDGWERKKELN from the exons ATGCCATTCCCCAATGCCATCACGGGAGGATGCCTCTGCGGGTCAATCCGTTACTCAATATCTGCGTCTAGCGAAGGCCCATGGCCGCCTCAG TCATCGGCCTGCCAAT GCACAATGTGTCGCAAATGGACATCGTCCCTCATTGCCCAATTCATCATCGTTTTGCCAGCGCAGTTGAGCCCGCCATTTTATAGCCAGGAAACATATGATGAGTACGAATCATCGCCTGGACGGTATAGAGGATTTTGCAAGCGATGTGGAACCTCGTTAGTTTGGCGGTCAGCAGACGATGGCAGCACAGTCGATGTGTTTCTGGGGACTGTCGATGAAAGATGGCTTGTGCATGAGGATGGTGGCAAGGTTGGACAGGCTTTGGGGAGACCCAATGGAACGCAATTTTGGATGGAGAATGCGATCCCGGGAGTGACTGATCTCAtgaaggggggaaaagagtTTCTTAgagaaggtgaagatgggtgggagagaaagaaggagtTGAACTAG
- a CDS encoding uncharacterized protein (EggNog:ENOG41~TransMembrane:1 (o549-567i)) — protein MSSSDGTAADASWERSDGRSRPPPTVNTIRRIRQACTNCRHRKTRCSGERPRCMNCRRVDRVCHYEPYSATNPPSSASVAANNGAAKGKSPSSLFPRTGVVDPELLNRINTIESQLAQLHSQGLIGFLNGENQNGSVAFPDLAAATSYQEVSPKFTEPSPPQHQYPPSVSETADTVPDMSSTMRFTTAPPPAVIAHLIDAYFLHVHNQPYSYFHEQSFRERVNYGLIPKCLLFAILASALKFSDSEYFQGSIREATEAYAREAWLAILHEHLTVENNPTLQVAQASNILGVVDFTCGRTSSGWLKIGLAIRIAQDLQLMKEPKNTLPPIEQEEHRRAFWSIYLLDKLVSVGQSRPPAIAEEDIHVQLPSDEETLRRGIWKKTPTLHQLINWKSETESSVNGTFTQTILAATALGRCCRYVLHGREMDEMPPWDPRSDFTLLNTFLLLIDHHLQVETPSIPQIVEQYRRPDGTLDFQSLEHVVFARIVFHTAHCLLNHPFLLRMRLQKSNCKVPPKFLTRSFQISCNHARSISSLVEDAIASGCHVQSSFYAYASILAGGILSLAIHIDQEKGQVTDPETLSHYQKAIQILERTGRRWDHASKMHLQLMLFDANYHSLAALLDSQTPEVDPKLESALWLMVDYVAMSALNETALTPPPLSTDTFLSPLNAQMGLENNDGFTGLAPDANSDPNVAFLGNGVPL, from the exons gcATCGCAAGACTAGATGTTCCGGCGAGCGGCCCAGATGCATGAATTGTCGACGAGTCGATCGCGTCTGTCACTATGAACCCTATTCCGCCACCAATCCCCCGAGCTCAGCTTCAGTTGCTGCGAACAATGGCGCGGCAAAGGGCAAATCAccgtcttctctctttccccgCACCGGCGTTGTTGAT CCGGAGCTCCTGAATAGGATCAACACCATCGAATCACAACTGGCGCAACTGCACAGCCAAGGCTTGATTGGCTTCCT GAATGGCGAGAATCAGAATGGATCGGTTGCTTTCCCAGATCTCGCGGCCGCTACCAGCTACCAGGAAGTCTCGCCAAAGTTTACAGAGCCATCACCTCCTCAGCATCAATATCCGCCCTCCGTCTCCGAAACCGCAGACACCGTTCCTGATATGTCAAGTACAAT GAGATTCACCACCGCACCGCCTCCCGCTGTCATTGCTCACCTCATTGATGCATATTTTCTCCACGTCCACAACCAGCCATATTCATACTTTCACGAGCAGAGCTTCCGAGAGAGGGTCAACTACGGCCTTATACCAAAATGCCTACTCTTCGCAATTTTAGCCTCAGCCCTCAAATTCTCAGATTCCGAATATTTTCAGGGTTCCATACGCGAGGCCACCGAGGCGTATGCTAGAGAAGCCTGGTTGGCGATCCTCCATGAGCATCTAACGGTCGAGAACAATCCGACGCTACAGGTTGCCCAAGCTAGCAATATCCTCGGGGTGGTCGATTTTACAT GTGGCCGTACTAGCTCGGGGTGGCTAAAGATTGGCCTTGCTATCCGCATTGCGCAAGACTTACAGCTCATGAAGGAACCGAAAAATACACTGCCACCAATTGAACAAGAAGAACATCGGAGGGCTTTTTGGTCAATATATCTGCTTGATAAACTGGTCTCAGTCGGCCAAAGTCGCCCACCCGCCATTGCCGAGGAGGATATCCATGTCCAACTGCCCAGCGACGAGGAGACTCTCAGAAGGGGCAtctggaagaagacgccCACACTCCATCAGCTTATCAACTGGAAATCCGAGACGGAATCATCAGTCAACGGCACCTTTACGCAGACGATCCTCGCCGCAACAGCACTGGGCCGATGTTGTCGATATGTCTTGCACGGGCGTGAGATGGACGAAATGCCACCATGGGATCCTAGGTCTGACTTCACATTATTAAACACCTTTTTACTTCTAATCgaccatcatctccaagtGGAGACTCCTTCTATTCCTCAAATCGTAGAGCAATATCGCAGGCCAGATGGTACCCTGGATTTCCAGTCACTCGAGCATGTTGTGTTTGCGCGCATTGTATTTCACACTGCCCACTGCCTCCTGAACCACCCATTTCTTCTCCGGATGAGGCTCCAGAAATCAAACTGCAAGGTACCGCCGAAATTTTTGACACGTTCTTTCCAAATCAGCTGCAACCATGCCCGATCAATATCCAGCTTGGTGGAAGATGCCATTGCATCTGGCTGCCACGTACAATCCTCCTTTTACGCATATGCCTCCATCCTTGCCGGCGGCATTCTCTCTTTAGCTATCCATATCGACCAAGAGAAGGGGCAGGTGACGGACCCAGAAACACTTAGCCACTACCAAAAGGCGATTCAAATACTAGAAAGGACAGGGAGGAGATGGGATCATGCTTCGAAAATG CATCTTCAATTAATGCTATTCGATGCAAACTATCATTCTCTCGCTGCCCTATTGGACTCCCAAACTCCGGAAGTCGATCCAAAATTGGAATCTGCCTTGTGGCTCATGGTCGATTATGTAGCCATGTCGGCACTGAACGAGACAGCACTAACACCACCTCCTTTATCCACCGATACGTTTCTAAGCCCGCTTAATGCTCAAATGGGCCTCGAGAATAATGATGGGTTTACGGGCCTAGCTCCCGATGCGAATTCCGATCCAAACGTTGCTTTTCTTGGTAACGGCGTACCTTTATGA
- a CDS encoding uncharacterized protein (EggNog:ENOG41) has product MDGLSDGSSVSPEPHSSSKQPVRRASKACLACRARKVRCDVTIRSPCGNCQWNGQQCVTHARRARRRRKRQTQSTTSTELNTIKEAVMKDGGCDLLEEFDIDTSEVPISMEDLELLRADIDSDKSPQDSPSDDAQTFDLPKYVRPLTSLPPDDMTYLHNEGAFDLPDGTLQSALLRAFFEYVHPYVPTLDLDGFLHAIETHDGSAGQVSLLLLQAVLAAGTAHVELDYLRNAGFQTRKQARTTFMKRVRLLYKYNCELDQMVLTQSLLLITSWQDASDEHGKTWFWIDAAVSHAFAAGLHLEPSVNKPNLSKRKQRLRRRVWWCCFIRDRLLSLGMKRLPRIKDGDFQVSMLEEADFQPEQIRSDDDHAKFEAVCVYVKSRKKRAELARMCVAQATLCRSMSFLSSSMYIAPHDNFSNFSETRKITAEGEQKFTTYMRDLLEWRDGLPESVSYRPISNSDIGKDGNTSISLDRAVLHMIYYTAVLCLYRSRFMALINDAGASTMEKEMCKMHMQHSAKRIEEISNNIYDHGLDRLLPSMAANIAVSAASVYMLEQKGQLQGCATEQGYRQSMRLMQSMHDTYAGADLARASLEWDKEEKMEEQKGEANKADEDYLVVDQDWLKDLEAATCWYVAEPFRADSFLQHAGEGLDVFNDFFVC; this is encoded by the exons ATGGACGGATTGTCCGATGGCAGCTCTGTTAGCCCAGAGCCGCATTCGTCTTCGAAGCAGCCTGTGCGGAGAGCGAGCAAGGCTTGCCTTGCATGCAGAGCTAGAAAGGTCAGATGTGATGTGACGATACGATCACCATGCGGCAACTGCCAGTGGAATGGGCAGCAATGTGTTACACACGCTCGTCGAGCTAGGAG ACGGCGGAAGAGGCAAACACAAAGCACAACCTCGACCGAGTTGAATACTATCAAGGAGGCTGTTATGAAAGATGGCGGCTGCGATCTGCTGGAAGAGTTTGACATCGACACTTCAGAAGTCCCCATCTCCATGGAAGACTTGGAGCTTCTAAGAGCAGACATCGATTCCGACAAATCCCCACAAGATTCGCCATCAGACGACGCCCAGACTTTTGATCTGCCAAAGTATGTCAGGCCATTGACAAGTCTGCCGCCGGACGATATGACCTATCTGCACAACGAAGGCGCCTTTGATCTTCCAGACGGCACGCTTCAGAGCGCACTACTCCGCGCCTTCTTCGAATACGTGCATCCGTATGTGCCAACTCTTGATTTGGATGGCTTTTTACACGCCATAGAAACACACGATGGGTCAGCGGGCCAGGTGAGCTTGTTGTTGCTTCAAGCTGTCCTGGCAGCGGGCACGGCACACGTAGAGCTGGATTATCTCAGAAATGCTGGATTCCAGACGCGAAAGCAGGCTCGTACAACTTTTATGAAGAGAGTCAGG CTCTTGTACAAGTACAACTGCGAGCTGGATCAAATGGTCCTCACACAATCGCTGCTCCTCATCACCTCATGGCAAGACGCTTCAGATGAGCATGGAAAGACGTGGTTTTGGATTGATGCCGCCGTATCTCACGCCTTTGCAGCAGGACTGCACCTAGAGCCGTCAGTAAACAAGCCCAACCTGTCAAAGCGGAAGCAGAGGCTTCGTCGCCGCGTCTGGTGGTGCTGCTTCATCCGCGACCGCCTCCTATCGCTGGGCATGAAGCGCCTCCCACGAATCAAGGACGGCGACTTCCAGGTCTCCATGCTCGAGGAGGCCGACTTCCAGCCGGAGCAGATTCGGAGCGACGACGACCACGCCAAGTTCGAGGCCGTGTGCGTCTACGTCAAGAGCCGCAAGAAGCGCGCTGAGCTGGCACGCATGTGCGTCGCACAGGCGACACTCTGCAGGTCGATGAGCTTCCTGTCGAGCAGCATGTACATTGCGCCCCACGACAACTTCTCCAACTTTTCCGAGACGCGCAAGATTACGGCCGAGGGCGAGCAGAAGTTCACCACGTATATGCGAGACCTGCTGGAGTGGAGGGATGGCTTGCCGGAGAGTGTCTCATACAGACCCATCTCGAACAGCGACATAGGCAAGGATGGGAATACCAGCATATCATTGGACCGCGCTGTCTTGCACATGATTTACTACACGGCAGTGCTGTGCCTTTATCGCTCGAGGTTCATGGCACTGATTAACGACGCGGGTGCATCCAccatggagaaggaaatGTGCAAGATGCACATGCAGCATTCGGCCAAGAGGATCGAAGAAATCTCCAACAACATATACGACCATGGCCTCGATCGATTGCTTCCCAGCATGGCAGCGAACATTGCAGTGTCCGCCGCAAGCGTATACATGCTGGAGCAAAAGGGCCAGCTTCAAGGCTGTGCAACGGAGCAGGGCTATCGCCAGAGCATGAGGCTAATGCAGTCGATGCACGACACATATGCAGGTGCTGATTTGGCGAGGGCCTCTCTAGAGTGGGAtaaggaggagaagatggaggaacAAAAGGGAGAGGCCAATAAGGCAGACGAGGATTATCTCGTGGTTGACCAAGATTGGCTGAAGGACTTGGAGGCTGCGACATGTTGGTACGTGGCTGAACCTTTCCGCGCGGATAGCTTTTTACAACATGCGGGAGAGGGACTGGACGTGTTTAAcgatttttttgtttgttaa
- a CDS encoding uncharacterized protein (EggNog:ENOG41~TransMembrane:1 (n3-14c20/21o242-258i)~SECRETED:SignalP(1-20)), producing MRFISALAPLVCGLSQLAFGRSTSYDLAVTTVFTQPPECTGGLTEAATDTIIWQNIINPAPDLTLTSCYPSQFYQSAMATASLPPFSQLVCPNKWEVFNLNATYAICCPYRFDLYIPQLTHTQRPGLGAVCTSLIWPDVLMDVTSYDKTALATVIPTKAGSDITVVWATAFDGILATPVTSPTGFGPIDKTALSTSAIPSESTSTRTPSVTSNEIRPSSATASSKSTSSTTTSGATPTSTNSALAMMIMAVAILAAVVS from the exons ATGCGCTTCATCTCAGCACTCGCACCGCTGGTATGCGGACTCTCCCAGCTGGCCTTTGGTCGGAGCACGAGTTATGATCTGGCTGTCACAACAGTCTTTACGCAGCCTCCGGAATGCACCGGTGGGTTGACTGAAGCGGCAACAGATACAATTATCTGGCAAAACATTATCAATCCCGCGCCAGACCTGACCTTGACATCATGTTACCCAAGTCAATTTTACCAAAGCGCAATGGCTACTGCGTCGCTTCCCCCGTTTAGCCAATTGGTGTGTCCAAATAAGTGGGAAGTTTTCAATCTCAACGCAACCTACGCTATTTGCTGCCCgta TCGCTTTGATTTGTACATACCGCAACTGACCCATACGCAGCGCCCCGGCCTCGGGGCCGTCTGTACGTCTCTGATATGGCCAGATGTTCTTATGGATGTTACGAGTTATGACAAGACAGCTCTGGCCACCGTAATCCCAACAAAAGCTGGCTCAGATATAACCGTGGTATGGGCGACTGCGTTTGACGGAATCTTGGCGACTCCTGTTACATCACCGACTGGATTTGGTCCCATAGACAAGACCGCACTCTCTACCTCGGCTATTCCAAGCGAAAGCACAAGCACACGAACCCCTTCTGTTACCTCGAATGAGATCAGGCCATCTTCTGCTACTGCTTCAAGCAAGAGCACATCTTCTACAACTACCTCGGGCGCAACCCCGACCTCGACCAACTCAGCTCTGGCAATGATGATAATGGCGGTGGCGATactggcggcggtggtgagcTGA
- a CDS encoding uncharacterized protein (EggNog:ENOG41) — protein MAPSAIDSTANGVQSLDFQGNFVQIINGKSAPTAKTRHGINPATLKPKAEVPVATQEDLDRAVEAGKAAFKKWRKVPYEERKAAVLAYADAIEKFQTEFRDLLISEQGKPIPQADVEIGATIAWFRGMASIELPEDIIEDNEKHTIFTRYTPLGVAAAIVPWNFPLLVAAGKMAPAILTGNAVILKPSPFTPYGGLKLVELAQQFFPPGVVQSLSGDDNLGPWITSHPGIDKISFTGSTHTGKLVMQSASKTLKRVTLELGGNDAAIVFPDVDIESVAEKAALYAFVNSGQVCLNMKRIYVHESIFEQFRDAMVKHIKAYTVGDGSQTGVSHGPVQNAMQYERVKTYFDDIEKQGWKVAVGGKIEPLANGYYITPTVIDRPPEDSRIVVEEPFGPIVPLLSWSTEEEVIARANNSTMGLGASVWSKDVKKAEQFGRDLEAGTVWINGHFEINPLVPFGGHKESGIGVEWGANGLKEYCNVQSVFVNK, from the exons ATGGCGCCTTCAGCTATTGACTCAACAGCCAACGGCGTCCAGAGCCTGGACTTCCAGGGCAACTTTGTCCAAATCATCAACGGCAAGAGCGCGCCAACAGCAAAAACCCGCCATGGAATCAACCCCGCTACTCTCAAGCCAAAGGCTGAAGTCCCCGTAGCGACTCAGGAGGACCTCGACCGGGCAGTCGAGGCTGGCAAGGCGGCATTCAAGAAGTGGCGCAAGGTCCCCTATGAGGAGCGCAAGGCTGCCGTGTTGGCATACGCAGATGCTATTGAGAAGTTCCAGACGGAGTTTCGAGATTTACTCATTTCGGAACAAGGAAAGCCG ATCCCTCAAGCAGATGTCGAAATAGGTGCGACGATTGCATGGTTCAGGGGCATGGCCTCCATCGAGCTCCCCGAGGATATCATCGAGGACAACGAGAAGCACACAATCTTCACCAGATACACGCCTTTGGGCGTCGCTGCAGCCATTGTTCCCTGGAACTTTCCTCTCCTGGTAGCAGCTGGAAAGATGGCACCCGCTATTCTAACAGGAAACGCCGTCATCCTCAAGCCATC TCCTTTCACTCCCTACGGCGGCCTGAAGCTCGTTGAGTTGGCGCAGCAGTTCTTCCCTCCTGGCGTTGTTCAATCTCTCAGCGGAGATGACAACCTTGGTCCTTGGATCACTAGCCACCCTGGCATCGACAAGATTAGCTTTACAGGCTCAACACATACAGGAAAGCTGGTTATGCAGAGTGCGTCCAAGACTCTGAAGAGAGTTACTCTTGAGCT TGGTGGCAATGACGCGGCCATCGTTTTCCCTGATGTGGATATCGAGAGTGTAGCGGAAAAGGCAGCTCTCTACGCCTTTGTCAACTCTGGACAG GTCTGCTTAAACATGAAGCGCATCTACGTCCACGAATCCATCTTCGAACAGTTCCGCGACGCCATGGTCAAGCACATCAAGGCCTATACCGTAGGCGACGGATCCCAGACCGGCGTCAGCCACGGTCCTGTTCAAAACGCAATGCAATACGAGCGCGTCAAGACATATTTCGACGATATCGAGAAGCAAGGCTGGAAGGTAGCCGTTGGCGGCAAGATTGAGCCTTTAGCAAATGGCTACTACATCACCCCCACCGTTATTGACCGACCTCCTGAAGACTCACGAATTGTCGTGGAGGAACCTTTCG GCCCCATCGTCCCCCTTCTCTCATGGAgcaccgaagaagaagtcatTGCCCGCGCGAACAACTCAACCATGGGCCTCGGCGCCTCAGTCTGGTCCAAGGATGTCAAGAAAGCCGAGCAGTTCGGCCGCGATCTCGAAGCCGGAACCGTCTGGATCAACGGGCACTTTGAGATTAACCCGCTGGTGCCATTTGGCGGACACAAGGAGAGTGGCATCGGTGTCGAGTGGGGAGCCAACGGATTGAAGGAGTACTGCAATGTGCAGTCCGTCTTTGTGAACAAATGA